From one Ignavibacteria bacterium genomic stretch:
- a CDS encoding nucleotidyltransferase domain-containing protein: MRQQLNNKLRFARYTSVKKAILYGSRAKGNFKNGSDIDLTLEGDELELDTLLKILNELDELDLPYKIDLSIYSAISNNDLLEHINRVGITFYLQKI, translated from the coding sequence ATGAGACAACAATTGAATAATAAACTCCGTTTTGCCAGATACACTTCAGTAAAAAAAGCAATCCTGTACGGCTCAAGAGCAAAAGGAAACTTTAAGAATGGCTCCGATATTGACCTTACTCTTGAAGGAGATGAATTAGAATTAGACACACTTCTGAAGATTCTAAATGAACTGGACGAATTAGACCTGCCTTATAAAATTGACTTATCTATTTATTCTGCAATTTCAAATAACGATCTTCTTGAACACATAAACCGTGTCGGAATAACATTTTACTTACAAAAGATTTAA
- a CDS encoding nucleotidyltransferase, with the protein MNKDIRWIQRFSNFNKALEQLKKAVELARERELTKLEGQGLIHAFEFTHELAWNTLKDFLESRGNQPIYGPKDASMEAFRFGLIENGDIWLEMIQSRNMTSHTYDEKTAGRIISLVVNKYLNEFILLEQKLGDLRSKEQDS; encoded by the coding sequence ATGAATAAAGACATCAGATGGATACAGCGTTTTAGTAATTTCAATAAAGCATTGGAACAGTTAAAAAAGGCTGTCGAATTAGCTAGGGAAAGGGAACTTACCAAACTTGAGGGACAGGGTCTCATCCATGCTTTTGAATTTACACATGAACTTGCCTGGAATACTTTAAAGGATTTTCTGGAGAGCAGGGGAAACCAGCCTATCTATGGCCCCAAGGATGCTTCAATGGAAGCCTTCAGGTTTGGACTAATTGAAAATGGCGATATCTGGCTTGAGATGATCCAGAGCAGGAACATGACCTCTCACACTTATGATGAAAAAACGGCCGGGCGGATAATTAGTCTCGTAGTAAATAAATACTTGAATGAATTCATTCTGCTGGAGCAGAAGTTGGGAGATTTAAGAAGTAAAGAACAGGACTCATAA
- a CDS encoding PBP1A family penicillin-binding protein has protein sequence MEQTSNTDKKKKPSQYDRKKVIRISTISAIILFLAIGAYIFKGLPSLEELENPKPVLASKVYGIDGELIGQFFIENRIEVPLDSIPKHLQNALIATEDRKFYDHWGVDVGRFFKAMVKNVFTLSMREGASTITQQLAKNLYKLKSKNENKFETVIRKIREWITAIQIEKTYTKDEILDMYLNISYFGRGAYGVETAANAYFNKDAKDLTVPESAVLVALLKSSVNYDPAKHYDRSLQRRNVVMANMVEAGYLNENFYERYKNLPIALGSERFESYQTIAPHFMEYIRRQMEKLSDKYGYDLYRDGLNIYTTIDSRMQLAANKAVAEHLAEYQPLFNKSWNWEKHKDILTQLVDKAIKSNPMYLGTKDPDERKMIYDRLISNQRFIDSVKRVETSIQVGFVAIDPSNGHIRAMVGGADPKSQYGLNHVSGIKRQPGSAFKPIVYATAIENGLYPSFPLLNQPFTYNGWSPHNSDFSTGGYTTMRSGLANSLNLITARLIIEGHAPLSQIGNIAKKMGIQSKLDLVPSIALGTSEVSPLELTSAFGTLANNGINVSPISILEIKDKDGILIEKFYPDKITEALSASTAAITTSMMQSVVDYGTGAGVRRFFHRPAAGKTGTTQDFGDAWFVGFTPQLVAGVWVGFDDRRVSFTGWYGQGAKAAAPIWGRFMEGAYQNVDMPLKYFQLPSDVISVDFCAQTISEGKPKLATEYCPEKVTDIINKNDLPDKCDIHQGGSISPF, from the coding sequence ATGGAACAAACTTCAAATACTGATAAAAAAAAGAAACCCTCCCAATACGATAGAAAAAAAGTTATCAGAATTTCTACTATTTCTGCCATCATCTTATTCCTGGCTATAGGCGCATATATTTTTAAGGGGCTCCCTTCACTTGAAGAACTGGAAAACCCTAAGCCTGTTCTGGCCAGTAAGGTCTACGGCATTGACGGCGAACTGATTGGACAGTTTTTTATCGAAAACAGAATAGAAGTCCCGCTCGACAGTATCCCGAAACACCTCCAGAATGCTCTTATTGCTACCGAGGACAGGAAGTTCTACGATCACTGGGGAGTTGATGTTGGACGCTTCTTTAAGGCTATGGTAAAGAACGTCTTTACGCTTTCTATGCGCGAAGGTGCCTCTACAATTACACAACAGCTGGCAAAGAACCTCTATAAGCTTAAAAGTAAAAATGAAAACAAATTTGAAACCGTGATCAGGAAAATCAGGGAATGGATTACGGCCATTCAGATCGAAAAGACATACACGAAAGATGAAATTCTGGACATGTACCTGAATATCTCCTACTTCGGGCGCGGGGCATACGGAGTTGAGACGGCGGCAAATGCTTATTTTAATAAGGACGCAAAGGATCTTACTGTACCGGAATCGGCAGTACTTGTGGCGCTCCTTAAATCATCTGTCAATTACGACCCTGCAAAGCATTACGACCGCTCGCTCCAGAGGCGTAATGTTGTTATGGCAAATATGGTGGAAGCAGGCTACCTGAATGAAAATTTCTACGAAAGGTATAAAAACCTTCCGATTGCCCTTGGTAGCGAAAGGTTTGAAAGCTATCAGACAATTGCCCCTCATTTTATGGAGTATATCAGGCGGCAGATGGAAAAACTCTCCGACAAGTACGGCTATGACCTCTACCGCGACGGCCTGAACATCTATACGACAATCGACTCAAGAATGCAATTGGCAGCCAATAAGGCCGTTGCCGAGCACCTGGCAGAATACCAGCCGCTTTTTAATAAGAGCTGGAACTGGGAAAAACACAAGGATATTCTTACACAGCTGGTCGATAAGGCGATTAAAAGCAACCCGATGTACCTGGGCACAAAAGACCCTGACGAAAGAAAAATGATTTATGACAGGTTAATATCTAACCAGAGGTTTATTGATTCGGTTAAAAGAGTGGAAACATCCATACAGGTGGGCTTTGTTGCAATTGACCCTTCAAACGGCCATATCAGGGCTATGGTTGGGGGAGCCGATCCGAAGAGCCAGTACGGACTGAACCATGTTTCCGGCATTAAACGCCAGCCTGGTTCGGCCTTCAAACCCATAGTTTATGCTACGGCAATTGAAAACGGGCTTTATCCCTCGTTTCCGCTTCTTAATCAGCCGTTTACATACAATGGCTGGTCGCCCCATAACAGCGATTTTTCAACAGGCGGGTACACTACAATGAGAAGCGGCCTGGCAAATTCTCTGAACCTTATTACTGCACGCCTTATTATTGAAGGGCACGCTCCTTTAAGCCAGATAGGGAACATAGCAAAGAAGATGGGTATTCAAAGCAAGCTCGACCTTGTGCCCTCAATTGCACTCGGCACCTCGGAGGTATCGCCTCTGGAGCTGACCTCGGCATTCGGAACCCTGGCCAATAACGGCATAAATGTTTCTCCAATTTCAATCCTGGAAATCAAGGATAAAGACGGAATTCTGATAGAGAAATTCTATCCCGATAAAATTACAGAGGCCCTTTCAGCGTCTACGGCTGCAATTACCACAAGCATGATGCAGTCGGTGGTAGATTACGGTACTGGTGCCGGCGTAAGGAGATTTTTCCACAGACCCGCTGCAGGTAAAACCGGTACTACACAGGACTTCGGCGATGCCTGGTTCGTAGGCTTTACACCCCAGCTTGTTGCAGGTGTTTGGGTAGGCTTTGACGACAGAAGGGTAAGTTTTACCGGATGGTACGGACAGGGGGCAAAAGCTGCGGCTCCTATCTGGGGGCGCTTTATGGAAGGCGCTTACCAGAACGTGGATATGCCGCTGAAGTATTTCCAGCTGCCGTCGGATGTAATTTCTGTGGACTTCTGTGCTCAGACCATTTCAGAAGGGAAGCCTAAGCTGGCAACGGAATATTGCCCTGAGAAGGTTACAGACATTATTAACAAAAATGATCTTCCGGATAAATGCGATATCCACCAGGGCGGCTCTATTTCTCCGTTCTAA